One segment of Paenibacillus rhizovicinus DNA contains the following:
- a CDS encoding aminotransferase class I/II-fold pyridoxal phosphate-dependent enzyme: MDHTRTPLFTALREHAAKDPVQFHIPGHKKGMGSDPEFREFIGDNALSIDLINIAPLDDLHQPTGVIEEAQKLAADAFGADYTFFSVQGTSGAIMTMILSVCSPGDKIIVPRNVHKSIMSAIIFAGARPIFISPARDSNLGIDHGITTRSVQRALDRHHDAKAVLVINPTYYGICADLKEIVDLVHSYDIPVLVDEAHGVLIHFHEKLPMSAMQAGADMAATSVHKLGGSMTQSSVLNVRSERINQKRVQTIISMLTTTSTSYILLASLDTSRRNLAINGHDIAEKAIGLAKYARAEINSMPGLYCIGEEILGSEATYDYDPTKLTIHVRHLGLTGYETENWLRDHYNIEVELSDMYNILALVTPGDTEDSISKLLTALRDLAEQHHVNEATELVVKIPEIPHLSLTPRDAFYGATEVVPFKESAGRIIAEFIYVYPPGIPILLPGEVISQTNIDYIVDHVEVGLPVKGPEDRSIQFVKVIVEEEAIS, from the coding sequence ATGGATCATACCCGGACCCCGCTGTTCACCGCCCTTAGAGAGCATGCGGCGAAAGACCCTGTACAGTTTCATATTCCCGGGCATAAGAAGGGAATGGGCAGCGACCCCGAATTTCGCGAATTTATCGGCGACAACGCCTTGTCGATCGATCTGATTAATATAGCGCCGCTGGATGACCTGCATCAGCCGACCGGCGTCATCGAAGAGGCCCAGAAATTGGCAGCCGATGCTTTCGGAGCTGATTATACCTTTTTTTCGGTACAAGGGACAAGCGGTGCCATTATGACGATGATTCTGAGCGTCTGCTCGCCAGGCGACAAAATCATCGTGCCGCGCAACGTGCATAAATCCATCATGTCCGCCATCATCTTCGCCGGCGCGCGCCCGATCTTCATCTCGCCTGCCCGCGATTCCAACTTGGGTATCGATCACGGCATCACGACCCGCTCCGTGCAGCGCGCGCTCGATCGCCATCACGATGCCAAGGCAGTGCTTGTTATTAACCCGACTTACTACGGCATATGCGCCGATTTGAAAGAAATCGTCGATCTCGTCCACAGCTACGACATTCCGGTTCTCGTTGACGAGGCGCACGGCGTGCTCATTCATTTCCACGAGAAGCTCCCGATGTCGGCCATGCAAGCCGGCGCCGATATGGCAGCAACGAGCGTCCACAAGCTCGGCGGCTCCATGACGCAGAGCTCCGTTCTGAACGTGCGCAGCGAGCGCATCAACCAGAAGCGCGTCCAGACGATCATCAGCATGCTGACAACGACTTCGACGTCGTACATTCTATTGGCATCGCTCGATACGTCCCGCCGGAACCTGGCCATTAACGGTCACGATATCGCCGAGAAGGCCATCGGCTTGGCTAAATACGCGCGGGCCGAGATCAACAGCATGCCCGGCCTCTACTGCATCGGCGAAGAAATTCTCGGTTCGGAAGCGACTTACGATTACGATCCGACCAAACTCACGATTCATGTCCGTCATCTAGGCCTTACCGGTTACGAGACGGAGAACTGGCTGCGCGATCATTACAATATCGAGGTCGAGCTCAGCGATATGTACAATATCCTGGCGCTCGTGACGCCCGGCGACACGGAAGATTCCATCAGCAAGCTGCTTACGGCTTTGCGCGATCTCGCCGAACAGCATCATGTTAATGAAGCGACCGAGCTCGTCGTGAAAATTCCGGAGATCCCGCATCTGTCCCTAACGCCGCGCGACGCCTTCTATGGCGCGACGGAAGTCGTACCGTTCAAGGAGTCTGCCGGACGCATCATCGCGGAGTTCATTTACGTCTATCCGCCGGGCATTCCGATCCTGCTCCCCGGCGAAGTCATCTCGCAGACGAATATCGATTACATCGTCGACCACGTCGAAGTCGGATTGCCGGTGAAAGGCCCCGAAGACCGCAGTATCCAATTCGTCAAAGTCATCGTCGAAGAAGAAGCCATCTCCTGA
- a CDS encoding S-layer homology domain-containing protein, whose product MKRIQRGLLGGLICSFLLGGTASAIPYQVIPDRPADNEWTYLPLQPSDIAGHWSEPLFQWAVQQHIIDGYPDGTLRPDQPISEVEFLKSLYRAFGILLPTQHIPAGSGYSYDWSDGPYGLADMWNHPTAGAGDKRARTQPITRLAAAELITSAQGLHFEGDEAIACLLGQGMANSDARTVAEYGAARTLTRAEAMQWLRQLTLKGMMTIEPRPEERSDPNQLPSMPVAAAERLPDFSATAVTGADFGLYGADRSPLLTYGESKSDAEQQFGIATETNVFDQSAFPLFSAHFDDRGILDDWMIDQDSIEPSLTDTVLQTNKGIILGESALSDVLAAYGTFGYDGVGMANYEYEKMQDGTYKPLVSNRNDAVTKHPSRVYTISFLFDQESLKVRYVYVASIPATRRGFE is encoded by the coding sequence ATGAAGAGGATCCAACGCGGATTATTAGGCGGTCTTATCTGCTCATTCTTGCTCGGCGGCACGGCGTCGGCCATACCTTATCAGGTCATTCCGGATCGGCCCGCCGACAATGAGTGGACCTATCTCCCCCTGCAGCCGTCCGACATAGCGGGTCATTGGTCGGAACCGCTGTTTCAATGGGCTGTTCAACAGCATATTATCGACGGCTATCCGGACGGCACGCTGAGACCCGATCAACCGATCTCGGAAGTCGAGTTTCTCAAATCGCTGTACCGCGCTTTCGGCATCCTATTGCCTACGCAGCATATACCTGCAGGAAGCGGCTATTCGTACGATTGGAGCGACGGTCCCTACGGACTTGCCGACATGTGGAACCATCCGACTGCCGGAGCCGGCGATAAGCGAGCACGGACGCAGCCGATTACGCGCCTGGCGGCAGCCGAACTGATTACTTCGGCACAAGGCTTGCATTTCGAAGGCGACGAGGCGATTGCCTGTCTCTTGGGTCAAGGCATGGCCAACAGCGATGCGAGAACCGTTGCGGAGTACGGCGCTGCGCGAACGTTGACGAGGGCGGAAGCGATGCAATGGCTGAGACAGCTGACATTGAAGGGAATGATGACCATCGAGCCGCGTCCCGAAGAGCGGTCCGATCCGAATCAACTGCCTTCGATGCCGGTTGCCGCGGCGGAACGCCTGCCCGACTTCAGTGCGACAGCCGTTACCGGCGCGGACTTCGGTTTATACGGGGCAGACCGCAGTCCCCTGCTCACTTACGGCGAATCCAAGTCGGACGCCGAGCAGCAATTCGGTATCGCTACGGAAACGAATGTATTCGATCAGTCGGCGTTTCCTTTATTTTCGGCGCATTTCGATGATCGCGGCATACTCGACGACTGGATGATCGACCAAGATTCGATAGAGCCATCGTTAACGGACACCGTTCTGCAAACGAACAAAGGCATCATCCTTGGCGAAAGCGCATTGTCCGATGTCTTAGCCGCATACGGTACCTTCGGTTATGATGGCGTCGGGATGGCCAACTATGAATATGAGAAAATGCAGGACGGCACCTATAAGCCGCTCGTCTCGAATCGCAACGATGCCGTTACGAAGCACCCTAGCCGCGTCTATACCATTTCTTTTCTATTCGATCAAGAGAGCTTGAAAGTACGATATGTCTACGTCGCTTCCATCCCGGCCACGCGTCGCGGGTTTGAATAA
- a CDS encoding DUF1885 family protein, with protein sequence MSQSAYIKFVQGSAVDALSLSEVKDRLNRYKEQTGLTGQQLDWDYAEAAFPYTVETKSGEEDRWFYLKGTTPQYNYIMFGVGTETNGEKTVSHVQVVLPDTATHGDKSKANELCKYMAKQLQAELKMFNGRTIYFNPRK encoded by the coding sequence ATGAGTCAAAGCGCTTACATAAAATTCGTGCAAGGTTCCGCGGTCGATGCTCTCAGCCTTTCGGAAGTGAAAGACCGGCTGAACCGGTACAAGGAACAGACGGGCCTAACAGGTCAACAATTGGATTGGGATTATGCCGAAGCGGCATTTCCGTATACCGTTGAAACGAAGTCCGGGGAAGAGGACCGCTGGTTCTATCTGAAGGGTACAACGCCGCAGTACAACTACATTATGTTCGGGGTCGGCACGGAAACGAACGGCGAGAAGACCGTCTCCCACGTTCAAGTCGTCCTGCCCGATACCGCGACCCATGGCGACAAATCCAAAGCGAATGAATTGTGCAAGTACATGGCCAAGCAGCTGCAAGCCGAGCTCAAGATGTTCAACGGCCGAACCATTTACTTCAACCCGCGCAAATAA
- a CDS encoding DUF1292 domain-containing protein, with the protein MSEHVHDENCNHDHDHEEHVFLVSDEEGNEREMVMVFTFESEEQVYSVLLDRNDPEADGVIFRIEEEDGEAFLVGIEDDAEWERVTAIYEEIAKSENEGK; encoded by the coding sequence ATGAGCGAACATGTGCATGATGAGAACTGCAACCACGATCATGACCACGAAGAACACGTATTCCTTGTCTCGGACGAGGAAGGCAACGAGCGTGAAATGGTGATGGTTTTTACGTTTGAATCCGAAGAACAAGTATATTCTGTCCTGCTCGATCGTAACGATCCTGAAGCTGACGGCGTTATTTTCCGTATTGAAGAAGAAGACGGCGAAGCTTTCCTGGTCGGTATCGAAGACGATGCTGAATGGGAGCGCGTGACAGCGATCTACGAAGAAATCGCGAAGAGCGAGAACGAAGGCAAATAA
- a CDS encoding stalk domain-containing protein — protein sequence MKFRKLLIATLVLSVWGGTMLFADSASQRVRVIVNGAELDDAGIFTDGKTYLSVRQVANTLQSLVFWDESSKKVTIYKPNVHMFLFQDTTIFGNVVKGNKITFKVFAQIDNLLTDISAVKITIADPGGDEQVIQSKNVSVDKDNFWYRTDDYTYTFNSAGKYTINFYMKVNAADDWKLVSQKTITAKAP from the coding sequence ATGAAGTTCAGAAAGCTTCTGATTGCAACGCTGGTCTTGTCCGTGTGGGGCGGGACGATGCTCTTCGCCGACTCGGCATCCCAGCGGGTCCGGGTCATCGTTAACGGCGCGGAATTGGATGACGCAGGCATTTTTACGGACGGGAAAACGTACTTATCGGTGAGGCAAGTCGCGAATACGCTGCAATCGCTCGTCTTCTGGGACGAAAGCTCGAAGAAAGTAACGATTTATAAACCGAACGTGCATATGTTCCTGTTCCAGGACACGACAATATTCGGCAATGTGGTCAAAGGCAACAAGATTACGTTCAAGGTATTCGCTCAAATCGATAATCTGCTGACCGATATTTCAGCCGTGAAAATTACGATTGCCGATCCGGGGGGAGATGAACAGGTCATCCAGTCCAAGAACGTTTCCGTCGACAAGGACAACTTCTGGTACCGTACGGACGACTACACGTATACCTTCAATTCGGCGGGCAAATATACGATTAACTTCTATATGAAAGTAAACGCCGCCGACGACTGGAAACTGGTTTCGCAGAAGACGATTACGGCGAAAGCGCCATAA
- a CDS encoding MBL fold metallo-hydrolase — MDIQMLGTGSAFAKTYYNTNAMIYSENQTLLLDCGITAPLSLHQLGKPISDIDAVLISHIHADHIGGMEELAFRMKFNHGRKPLLFIPEPLAKPLWESSLKGGLLQDECPSLDDYFDVRLIQPDTKSELIPGLTVEPIQTAHIPNKISYSYFFNDTFFYSADMIFNSGLLQRLVDERGCTTIFHDCQLKPPGVVHTTLDELRSLPLYVQERIWLMHYDDTKPQYEGHTGVMRFVEQHERYRF, encoded by the coding sequence TTGGATATTCAAATGCTCGGAACGGGCAGCGCTTTTGCCAAAACCTATTACAACACGAATGCGATGATTTACTCGGAAAACCAGACGCTTCTGCTGGATTGCGGGATAACGGCACCGCTTTCCCTCCATCAGCTCGGCAAGCCGATCAGCGATATCGACGCCGTACTGATCAGCCACATTCACGCCGACCATATCGGGGGCATGGAGGAGCTTGCTTTTCGAATGAAGTTCAACCACGGGCGCAAACCGCTGCTATTCATTCCGGAACCGCTTGCCAAACCCCTCTGGGAAAGCTCGCTCAAGGGCGGACTGCTGCAGGATGAATGCCCTTCGCTGGACGACTATTTCGACGTTCGGCTCATTCAGCCGGATACGAAGTCGGAACTGATTCCCGGACTGACCGTCGAACCGATCCAGACAGCGCATATTCCGAATAAAATCAGCTATTCGTATTTCTTCAACGATACGTTCTTCTATTCCGCCGATATGATCTTCAATTCCGGGCTGCTTCAAAGGCTGGTTGACGAGCGCGGATGCACGACGATATTTCATGACTGCCAATTGAAACCGCCTGGCGTCGTGCATACGACACTCGATGAACTGCGGTCCTTGCCGCTTTACGTTCAGGAACGGATATGGCTCATGCATTATGATGATACGAAGCCGCAATACGAAGGGCACACCGGGGTCATGCGTTTTGTCGAACAGCACGAACGTTACCGCTTCTAA
- a CDS encoding DUF3892 domain-containing protein, which yields MVRLQHPNDEAGGAGAETFVAARKNGDGDLLSFKTSSGREMNYEEALSAASSGAIAGVNVFKGRDGEMYIRGDADGDPTNNLDQLPNF from the coding sequence ATGGTACGTTTACAACATCCGAATGACGAAGCAGGAGGAGCGGGAGCGGAGACGTTCGTTGCAGCGCGCAAAAACGGCGACGGCGACTTGCTGTCTTTCAAAACCTCGTCCGGCCGCGAAATGAATTATGAAGAGGCGCTGTCGGCAGCGAGCAGCGGCGCGATCGCCGGTGTCAATGTATTCAAGGGCCGAGACGGCGAAATGTACATCCGCGGCGATGCGGATGGAGATCCAACGAACAATTTGGATCAGCTGCCCAACTTTTAA
- a CDS encoding C40 family peptidase, translating to MKRYLIVTAMAMLLASCSSNEQANGVKTNSASNVVKLRTEGNAQVFKSEHWLDKGKVWIPAERAAALLNYRYALKEGNHMAAMGYSDPLYVFTADSKQAKIGEDSVILSEAPRMIGQSLCLELGSLSQLLQTPVKWDGKHQTVVVGPPKNRDPQRTPAVGMPGSTLRTRSVDSNSADNPDNAANDNNADNGDTGTNAGSDTGTSDNADTAKADEVIAYAERYMDTPYKFDAAPYEQSHKFDCSSFMQHVFDHFGIDLPRSSKAQSKIGKYVTRNNLQKGDIVFFYTPGRYSSNEIVGHVGLYIGNNKVIQTYGDPGVTITSLEGNWDKRILWARRVL from the coding sequence ATGAAACGCTACCTGATAGTGACTGCCATGGCGATGCTCTTGGCGTCCTGTTCTTCGAATGAACAGGCGAATGGCGTCAAAACGAACAGTGCAAGCAATGTCGTTAAGCTTCGGACGGAAGGGAACGCCCAGGTTTTCAAGTCGGAGCATTGGCTGGACAAGGGCAAAGTCTGGATTCCGGCTGAACGTGCGGCTGCGCTGTTAAATTACCGTTACGCTTTAAAAGAAGGCAATCATATGGCGGCGATGGGCTATAGCGATCCGTTGTACGTGTTTACCGCCGATTCGAAACAAGCGAAAATCGGAGAGGACAGCGTCATTCTAAGCGAGGCGCCGCGAATGATCGGCCAATCGTTATGTCTCGAGCTCGGATCGTTGTCTCAGCTGCTGCAGACCCCGGTGAAATGGGATGGGAAGCACCAGACCGTCGTTGTCGGTCCGCCGAAGAACAGGGATCCGCAAAGGACGCCTGCCGTCGGAATGCCAGGTTCGACGCTCCGGACACGATCTGTCGATTCCAATAGCGCAGATAACCCGGATAACGCAGCTAATGATAATAACGCCGATAATGGAGATACAGGCACGAACGCGGGGAGCGACACCGGGACTTCAGATAATGCGGATACCGCGAAGGCCGACGAGGTCATCGCCTATGCAGAACGCTATATGGATACCCCCTATAAGTTTGATGCCGCTCCGTACGAGCAAAGCCATAAATTCGATTGCTCGTCCTTTATGCAGCATGTTTTCGATCATTTTGGCATCGACTTGCCGCGTTCGTCGAAAGCGCAATCCAAGATCGGAAAATACGTGACGAGGAATAATCTGCAAAAGGGCGATATCGTGTTCTTCTACACGCCCGGCAGATACAGCAGTAACGAAATCGTCGGACACGTTGGTCTCTATATCGGTAACAATAAAGTCATTCAAACGTACGGCGATCCCGGCGTTACCATTACTTCGCTCGAAGGAAATTGGGACAAACGGATTCTATGGGCTCGAAGAGTCCTGTAG
- a CDS encoding GH25 family lysozyme encodes MQARSAGNVKVIDVSHHQGAIDWAKVKADGVVGAMVKATEGGGSYVDPTFAANAAGAVKAGLPVGYYHYARPELNSAAQEAAHFADKVKGMKADFPHALDVEGKASRLGGAALTAWCVAWLKAVEQLTSHPVMIYTGASFAKSYLGKSLEQWPLWVAHYEVDQPMDNNTWSAWAIFQYSSEEKVDGIKGNVDMNAMEKAFYDKYVHPVVVPAIPKPTGIDTIKVVVNDKLAAYGRMIDGHVYLPLRLLGDALGVDVEWRAAEASPYVGGKIVPYYKLIDGKTYIGVRVAAEMLGGKASWDNGTKKVYLYK; translated from the coding sequence ATGCAAGCTAGATCGGCCGGTAACGTCAAAGTCATTGACGTTTCGCATCATCAAGGCGCGATCGATTGGGCGAAAGTGAAAGCGGATGGCGTTGTCGGAGCGATGGTCAAAGCGACCGAGGGCGGCGGCAGCTACGTTGATCCGACCTTCGCGGCTAATGCTGCAGGCGCCGTCAAGGCGGGTTTGCCCGTGGGATACTACCACTATGCGCGACCTGAATTGAACAGCGCCGCCCAAGAAGCCGCGCATTTCGCCGACAAGGTCAAAGGAATGAAGGCCGACTTTCCGCATGCATTGGACGTGGAAGGAAAAGCATCGCGATTAGGCGGCGCAGCGTTGACTGCTTGGTGCGTGGCATGGCTGAAGGCGGTCGAACAGCTGACAAGCCACCCGGTTATGATCTACACGGGAGCCAGCTTCGCCAAGAGCTACCTGGGCAAGAGTCTCGAACAGTGGCCGCTCTGGGTAGCGCATTACGAAGTCGATCAGCCAATGGACAATAACACCTGGTCCGCGTGGGCTATCTTTCAATATTCCTCTGAGGAGAAAGTGGACGGGATTAAAGGGAACGTCGACATGAATGCCATGGAGAAAGCCTTCTATGACAAGTATGTCCATCCCGTTGTCGTTCCCGCGATTCCTAAACCAACCGGGATAGATACCATTAAAGTCGTCGTGAACGATAAGCTTGCAGCTTATGGCCGAATGATTGACGGTCACGTCTATCTCCCGCTGCGGTTATTGGGGGACGCGCTTGGGGTAGATGTCGAGTGGAGGGCGGCGGAAGCATCTCCTTATGTAGGCGGTAAAATAGTTCCTTATTACAAACTGATCGACGGCAAGACGTATATCGGCGTCCGAGTAGCGGCAGAAATGCTCGGAGGCAAAGCATCCTGGGACAATGGCACGAAGAAAGTGTACTTGTATAAATAA
- a CDS encoding phage holin family protein: MDFSNLQDLIDPSLYIVLVACWVLGYILKKTPRVPDWTIVYVITLFAVVVTLFTLGFEVKSVLQGIITGAVSVYGSQLIKQAQKGVSGDDAS, translated from the coding sequence ATGGATTTTAGTAATCTTCAGGATCTCATAGATCCTTCGTTGTACATCGTGCTCGTCGCATGCTGGGTACTGGGCTACATTTTGAAAAAAACTCCCCGCGTACCAGATTGGACGATTGTTTATGTCATTACTTTATTTGCGGTGGTCGTTACTTTGTTTACGCTTGGGTTCGAAGTTAAAAGCGTGCTGCAGGGAATTATCACCGGCGCCGTATCGGTGTATGGCAGCCAACTGATCAAGCAAGCGCAGAAAGGAGTGTCCGGTGACGATGCAAGCTAG
- a CDS encoding L,D-transpeptidase, with product MPKYRIIVDLSDRQLYLLDGDIVVRGFPVGIGKMLTRTPTGNYEIINKQPDPGGPFGVLWMGLSRPHYGIHGTNEPGSIGREVSHGCIRMYNEDVLALSALVPIHTRVTIRP from the coding sequence ATGCCTAAATACCGGATCATCGTGGATTTATCGGATCGGCAGCTATATCTGCTGGATGGCGATATCGTCGTCAGAGGTTTCCCCGTAGGAATCGGGAAGATGCTTACGAGAACGCCGACGGGCAATTACGAGATCATTAACAAACAACCCGATCCCGGCGGACCGTTCGGCGTCCTTTGGATGGGGCTATCCAGACCGCATTACGGCATTCATGGCACGAATGAACCCGGCTCCATCGGCAGGGAAGTTTCGCACGGCTGCATTCGAATGTACAATGAAGACGTGTTGGCTTTGTCCGCGCTCGTACCGATTCATACGCGGGTGACGATCAGGCCATAG
- a CDS encoding S-layer homology domain-containing protein, giving the protein MKKPLALVSVVLLLFVALAQSAWAFSDTKGHPNDAKITELQKLGVLSGTSTKSDTFDPNGKLTYAAGISMIVNGLGLNLDGINFFKEPKVTDSFPNMKDDAWYANAFIIAAMNGLEIPRETKANDEMTREQFAHHLMQALLKKGDYAFIDIYLTLKDEADVNPDYMGSVQRLLISGIAKLDDSQNFHPKAIITRGDAAGWLYDTIQFVNKNTPIEPPVDEQPFPLTDLNLKSNVINADVNEVTVTAQAPNPGYGMRISSISFDGEQAIIHVEPIYPDKDKQYAQVMTEVKAVTYVSSAFKPVLEQNGTNAGAGSTGSSGSAASGSTGIIGSDGDSQND; this is encoded by the coding sequence ATGAAGAAACCATTAGCGCTCGTCAGCGTCGTCCTGCTGCTGTTCGTCGCATTGGCGCAGTCGGCATGGGCATTCTCCGATACGAAGGGCCATCCGAACGATGCCAAAATCACGGAGCTGCAGAAACTCGGGGTCCTATCGGGGACCAGCACGAAATCGGATACGTTCGATCCGAACGGCAAGCTTACTTATGCAGCCGGCATTTCGATGATTGTAAACGGGCTCGGCTTGAATCTGGACGGCATCAATTTCTTCAAAGAGCCGAAAGTAACGGATAGTTTCCCGAACATGAAGGATGACGCTTGGTATGCGAATGCCTTCATCATCGCAGCCATGAACGGGCTCGAAATCCCGCGCGAGACAAAGGCCAATGACGAGATGACGCGCGAGCAATTCGCGCATCACTTGATGCAGGCGCTGCTGAAGAAGGGCGATTATGCCTTCATTGATATTTATCTCACGCTCAAGGATGAAGCGGACGTTAATCCGGATTACATGGGCAGCGTTCAACGATTGCTCATCAGCGGCATCGCCAAGCTGGACGATTCGCAGAATTTTCATCCGAAGGCGATCATTACGCGAGGCGACGCAGCCGGCTGGCTGTACGATACCATTCAATTCGTGAACAAGAACACGCCGATCGAGCCGCCAGTCGATGAGCAGCCGTTTCCGCTCACCGATCTGAATTTGAAATCGAACGTAATCAACGCCGATGTCAATGAAGTCACCGTAACCGCGCAAGCGCCGAACCCGGGATACGGCATGCGAATCTCGTCCATCTCATTCGACGGCGAGCAAGCGATCATCCATGTCGAGCCCATCTATCCCGATAAAGACAAACAGTATGCGCAGGTCATGACGGAAGTGAAAGCAGTGACTTATGTTTCATCCGCGTTCAAGCCCGTTCTTGAGCAAAATGGCACGAATGCAGGCGCAGGATCGACGGGTTCATCCGGATCCGCTGCAAGCGGTTCTACCGGCATTATCGGCAGCGACGGCGATTCGCAGAACGATTAA